The Mustela erminea isolate mMusErm1 chromosome 6, mMusErm1.Pri, whole genome shotgun sequence genome includes a region encoding these proteins:
- the NEDD1 gene encoding protein NEDD1 isoform X2, whose amino-acid sequence MQENLRFASSGDDIKIWDAASMTLVDKFSPHTSPHGISSMCWSTNNNFLVTASSSGDKIVVSHYKNKPFLLFELGEGQKQTCVSLNSTSMYLVSGGLNHTVNIWDLKSKRVHRSLKDHKDEVTCVTYNWNDCYIASGSLSGEIILHSVTTNLSGTPFGHGSNQSVRHLKYSLFKKSLLGSVSDNGIVTLWDVNSQSPYHNFDSTHKAPASGICFSPVNELLFVTIGLDKRIILYDTSSKKLVKTLVADTPLTAVDFMPDGATLAIGSSRGKIYQYDLRMLKSPVKTISAHKTSVRCIAFQYSTALSKPTAVNKRAINVSATSGGVQNSGIVREAATTPIGTALPQPMTTAGGKGAVAVQDKAGLPRSINTDTISKETDSGKNQDFFSFDDTRKSSLGDMFSPIRDDAVVNKGGDESIGKDGLEFLPQLNSVLPPRKNPVASGTSVLHSSPLNVFMGSPGKEENENHDLTAESKKIYLGKQEPKDSLKQFAKLISGAETGNLNTSPSSHQTRSPEKFEKPEKEIEAQFIYEPPLIGSSTPNPKIASSVTAGVASSLSEKIADTIGNNRPNAPLTSVQIRFIQNMIQETLDDFREACHRDIVNLQVEMIKQFHMQLNEMHSLLERYSVNEGLVAEIERLREENKRLRAHF is encoded by the exons ATGCAGGAAAACCTCAGATTTGCTTCATCCGGAGATGATATTAAAATATGGGATGCTGCTTCTATGACATTGGTGGATAAATTCAGCCCACACACATCACCACATGGAATCAGCTCAATGTGTTGGAGCACCaata ATAACTTTCTCGTGACAGCGTCTTCCAGTGGCGACAAAATTGTTGTTTcacattacaaaaataaaccTTTTCTACTTTTCGAGCTTGGTGAAGGg cAAAAGCAAACATGTGTCAGTTTAAATTCCACATCTATGTATTTGGTAAGTGGAGGCCTGAATCACACTGTTAACATTTGGGATTTAAAATCAAAAAGAGTTCATCGATCTCTTAAG gatcATAAAGATGAAGTAACTTGTGTCACATATAATTGGAATGATTGCTACATTGCTTCTGGATCTCTCAGTGGTGAAATTATTTTGCACAGTGTAACCACTAATTTATCTGGTACTCCTTTTGGCCATGGCAGTAACCAG TCTGTTCGGCACCTGAAGTACTCCTTGTTTAAGAAATCACTACTGGGCAGTGTTTCGGATAATGGAATAGTAACTCTCTGGGATGTGAATAGTCAGAGTCCATACCATAACTTTGACAGTACGCATAAAGCTCCAGCTTcaggcatttgtttttctcctgtcaaTGAATTGCTATTTGTGACTATAGGCTTGGATAAAAGAATCATTCTTTACGACACTTCAAGTAAGAA GCTAGTGAAAACTTTAGTGGCCGACACCCCTCTAACTGCAGTAGACTTCATGCCTGATGGAGCCACTTTGGCTATTGGATCTTCCCGGGGGAAGATATATCAATATGATTTAAGGATGTTGAAATCACCAGTTAAAACCATCAGTGCTCACAAGACATCTGTGCGATGTATAGCATTTCAGTACTCCACTGCTCTTTCTAAG CCCACAGCTGTGAACAAACGAGCCATTAATGTGAGTGCTACCAGTGGAGGAGTTCAGAATTCTGGAATCGTCAGGGAAGCAGCCACCACTCCTATTGGCACGGCTTTACCACAGCCCATGACAACAGCCGGGGGGAAAGGAGCAGTTGCTGTTCAAGACAAAGCAG GTTTGCCTCGAAGCATAAACACTGATACTATATCTAAGGAAACGGACAGTGGGAAAAATCAGGATTTCTTCAGCTTTGATGATACCAGAAAAAGTAGTTTAGGTGACATGTTCTCACCTATCAGAGATG aTGCTGTGGTTAACAAGGGAGGTGATGAATCCATAGGCAAAGATG gCCTTGAGTTTCTACCACAATTGAATTCAGTCCTTCCTCCAAGAAAAAATCCAGTAGCTTCAGGCACTTCAGTATTACATTCTAGTCCTCTTAATGTCTTTATGGGATCtccagggaaagaagaaaatgaaaatcatgatCTGACAGCTGAAtctaagaaaatatatctggGAAAACAGGAACCTAAGGACTCCCTCAAACAG ttTGCAAAGTTGATTTCTGGTGCTGAAACTGGAAATCTGAATACCTCTCCATCATCTCACCAAACAAGAAGTCCTGAGAAGTTtgaaaagccagagaaagaaattgaagctCAGTTCATTTACGAACCCCCCCTCATTGGATCCTCAACTCCAA atccAAAGATAGCATCCTCTGTCACGGCTGGAGTTGCCAGTTCACTATCAGAAAAAATAGCTGATACCATCGGAAATAATCGGCCAAATGCACCACTGACATCTGTTCAAATCCGTTTTATTCAGAACATGATACAGGAGACATTGGATGACTTTAG
- the NEDD1 gene encoding protein NEDD1 isoform X1 encodes MQENLRFASSGDDIKIWDAASMTLVDKFSPHTSPHGISSMCWSTNNNFLVTASSSGDKIVVSHYKNKPFLLFELGEGQKQTCVSLNSTSMYLVSGGLNHTVNIWDLKSKRVHRSLKDHKDEVTCVTYNWNDCYIASGSLSGEIILHSVTTNLSGTPFGHGSNQSVRHLKYSLFKKSLLGSVSDNGIVTLWDVNSQSPYHNFDSTHKAPASGICFSPVNELLFVTIGLDKRIILYDTSSKKLVKTLVADTPLTAVDFMPDGATLAIGSSRGKIYQYDLRMLKSPVKTISAHKTSVRCIAFQYSTALSKSSLNKGCSNKPTAVNKRAINVSATSGGVQNSGIVREAATTPIGTALPQPMTTAGGKGAVAVQDKAGLPRSINTDTISKETDSGKNQDFFSFDDTRKSSLGDMFSPIRDDAVVNKGGDESIGKDGLEFLPQLNSVLPPRKNPVASGTSVLHSSPLNVFMGSPGKEENENHDLTAESKKIYLGKQEPKDSLKQFAKLISGAETGNLNTSPSSHQTRSPEKFEKPEKEIEAQFIYEPPLIGSSTPNPKIASSVTAGVASSLSEKIADTIGNNRPNAPLTSVQIRFIQNMIQETLDDFREACHRDIVNLQVEMIKQFHMQLNEMHSLLERYSVNEGLVAEIERLREENKRLRAHF; translated from the exons ATGCAGGAAAACCTCAGATTTGCTTCATCCGGAGATGATATTAAAATATGGGATGCTGCTTCTATGACATTGGTGGATAAATTCAGCCCACACACATCACCACATGGAATCAGCTCAATGTGTTGGAGCACCaata ATAACTTTCTCGTGACAGCGTCTTCCAGTGGCGACAAAATTGTTGTTTcacattacaaaaataaaccTTTTCTACTTTTCGAGCTTGGTGAAGGg cAAAAGCAAACATGTGTCAGTTTAAATTCCACATCTATGTATTTGGTAAGTGGAGGCCTGAATCACACTGTTAACATTTGGGATTTAAAATCAAAAAGAGTTCATCGATCTCTTAAG gatcATAAAGATGAAGTAACTTGTGTCACATATAATTGGAATGATTGCTACATTGCTTCTGGATCTCTCAGTGGTGAAATTATTTTGCACAGTGTAACCACTAATTTATCTGGTACTCCTTTTGGCCATGGCAGTAACCAG TCTGTTCGGCACCTGAAGTACTCCTTGTTTAAGAAATCACTACTGGGCAGTGTTTCGGATAATGGAATAGTAACTCTCTGGGATGTGAATAGTCAGAGTCCATACCATAACTTTGACAGTACGCATAAAGCTCCAGCTTcaggcatttgtttttctcctgtcaaTGAATTGCTATTTGTGACTATAGGCTTGGATAAAAGAATCATTCTTTACGACACTTCAAGTAAGAA GCTAGTGAAAACTTTAGTGGCCGACACCCCTCTAACTGCAGTAGACTTCATGCCTGATGGAGCCACTTTGGCTATTGGATCTTCCCGGGGGAAGATATATCAATATGATTTAAGGATGTTGAAATCACCAGTTAAAACCATCAGTGCTCACAAGACATCTGTGCGATGTATAGCATTTCAGTACTCCACTGCTCTTTCTAAG TCAAGTTTAAATAAAGGCTGTTCAAATAAGCCCACAGCTGTGAACAAACGAGCCATTAATGTGAGTGCTACCAGTGGAGGAGTTCAGAATTCTGGAATCGTCAGGGAAGCAGCCACCACTCCTATTGGCACGGCTTTACCACAGCCCATGACAACAGCCGGGGGGAAAGGAGCAGTTGCTGTTCAAGACAAAGCAG GTTTGCCTCGAAGCATAAACACTGATACTATATCTAAGGAAACGGACAGTGGGAAAAATCAGGATTTCTTCAGCTTTGATGATACCAGAAAAAGTAGTTTAGGTGACATGTTCTCACCTATCAGAGATG aTGCTGTGGTTAACAAGGGAGGTGATGAATCCATAGGCAAAGATG gCCTTGAGTTTCTACCACAATTGAATTCAGTCCTTCCTCCAAGAAAAAATCCAGTAGCTTCAGGCACTTCAGTATTACATTCTAGTCCTCTTAATGTCTTTATGGGATCtccagggaaagaagaaaatgaaaatcatgatCTGACAGCTGAAtctaagaaaatatatctggGAAAACAGGAACCTAAGGACTCCCTCAAACAG ttTGCAAAGTTGATTTCTGGTGCTGAAACTGGAAATCTGAATACCTCTCCATCATCTCACCAAACAAGAAGTCCTGAGAAGTTtgaaaagccagagaaagaaattgaagctCAGTTCATTTACGAACCCCCCCTCATTGGATCCTCAACTCCAA atccAAAGATAGCATCCTCTGTCACGGCTGGAGTTGCCAGTTCACTATCAGAAAAAATAGCTGATACCATCGGAAATAATCGGCCAAATGCACCACTGACATCTGTTCAAATCCGTTTTATTCAGAACATGATACAGGAGACATTGGATGACTTTAG
- the NEDD1 gene encoding protein NEDD1 isoform X3, with translation MYLVSGGLNHTVNIWDLKSKRVHRSLKDHKDEVTCVTYNWNDCYIASGSLSGEIILHSVTTNLSGTPFGHGSNQSVRHLKYSLFKKSLLGSVSDNGIVTLWDVNSQSPYHNFDSTHKAPASGICFSPVNELLFVTIGLDKRIILYDTSSKKLVKTLVADTPLTAVDFMPDGATLAIGSSRGKIYQYDLRMLKSPVKTISAHKTSVRCIAFQYSTALSKSSLNKGCSNKPTAVNKRAINVSATSGGVQNSGIVREAATTPIGTALPQPMTTAGGKGAVAVQDKAGLPRSINTDTISKETDSGKNQDFFSFDDTRKSSLGDMFSPIRDDAVVNKGGDESIGKDGLEFLPQLNSVLPPRKNPVASGTSVLHSSPLNVFMGSPGKEENENHDLTAESKKIYLGKQEPKDSLKQFAKLISGAETGNLNTSPSSHQTRSPEKFEKPEKEIEAQFIYEPPLIGSSTPNPKIASSVTAGVASSLSEKIADTIGNNRPNAPLTSVQIRFIQNMIQETLDDFREACHRDIVNLQVEMIKQFHMQLNEMHSLLERYSVNEGLVAEIERLREENKRLRAHF, from the exons ATGTATTTGGTAAGTGGAGGCCTGAATCACACTGTTAACATTTGGGATTTAAAATCAAAAAGAGTTCATCGATCTCTTAAG gatcATAAAGATGAAGTAACTTGTGTCACATATAATTGGAATGATTGCTACATTGCTTCTGGATCTCTCAGTGGTGAAATTATTTTGCACAGTGTAACCACTAATTTATCTGGTACTCCTTTTGGCCATGGCAGTAACCAG TCTGTTCGGCACCTGAAGTACTCCTTGTTTAAGAAATCACTACTGGGCAGTGTTTCGGATAATGGAATAGTAACTCTCTGGGATGTGAATAGTCAGAGTCCATACCATAACTTTGACAGTACGCATAAAGCTCCAGCTTcaggcatttgtttttctcctgtcaaTGAATTGCTATTTGTGACTATAGGCTTGGATAAAAGAATCATTCTTTACGACACTTCAAGTAAGAA GCTAGTGAAAACTTTAGTGGCCGACACCCCTCTAACTGCAGTAGACTTCATGCCTGATGGAGCCACTTTGGCTATTGGATCTTCCCGGGGGAAGATATATCAATATGATTTAAGGATGTTGAAATCACCAGTTAAAACCATCAGTGCTCACAAGACATCTGTGCGATGTATAGCATTTCAGTACTCCACTGCTCTTTCTAAG TCAAGTTTAAATAAAGGCTGTTCAAATAAGCCCACAGCTGTGAACAAACGAGCCATTAATGTGAGTGCTACCAGTGGAGGAGTTCAGAATTCTGGAATCGTCAGGGAAGCAGCCACCACTCCTATTGGCACGGCTTTACCACAGCCCATGACAACAGCCGGGGGGAAAGGAGCAGTTGCTGTTCAAGACAAAGCAG GTTTGCCTCGAAGCATAAACACTGATACTATATCTAAGGAAACGGACAGTGGGAAAAATCAGGATTTCTTCAGCTTTGATGATACCAGAAAAAGTAGTTTAGGTGACATGTTCTCACCTATCAGAGATG aTGCTGTGGTTAACAAGGGAGGTGATGAATCCATAGGCAAAGATG gCCTTGAGTTTCTACCACAATTGAATTCAGTCCTTCCTCCAAGAAAAAATCCAGTAGCTTCAGGCACTTCAGTATTACATTCTAGTCCTCTTAATGTCTTTATGGGATCtccagggaaagaagaaaatgaaaatcatgatCTGACAGCTGAAtctaagaaaatatatctggGAAAACAGGAACCTAAGGACTCCCTCAAACAG ttTGCAAAGTTGATTTCTGGTGCTGAAACTGGAAATCTGAATACCTCTCCATCATCTCACCAAACAAGAAGTCCTGAGAAGTTtgaaaagccagagaaagaaattgaagctCAGTTCATTTACGAACCCCCCCTCATTGGATCCTCAACTCCAA atccAAAGATAGCATCCTCTGTCACGGCTGGAGTTGCCAGTTCACTATCAGAAAAAATAGCTGATACCATCGGAAATAATCGGCCAAATGCACCACTGACATCTGTTCAAATCCGTTTTATTCAGAACATGATACAGGAGACATTGGATGACTTTAG